TGGTATTGCTGAATTCGTCGCTACCTTCTTGTTCGTCTATGTCTCCATTTTAACTGTCATGGGTGTTCTTCGTACTCCCAACAAGTGTAATACTGTTGGTATTCAGGGTATTGCTTGGGCTTTTGGTGGCATGATCTTTACCCTTGTTTACTGCACTGCTGGTTTTTCTGGTAATTAACttatttttcccttttttgTGTAATGTAATTAAGAaagattattaattaattactgatTAAGTTGTTAAAATGAAATGGGGCAGGTGGACACATAAACCCAGCAGTGAGCTTTGGGATGTTATTGGCAAGGAAATTGTCGATAACAAGAGCAGTATTCTACATGTTAATGCAGTGTTTGGGAGCCATTTGTGGTGCCGGGGTGGTTAAAGGGTTCCAACCCACCCCATATGCTTTATTGGGTGGTGGTGCCAATGTGGTTGCTGAAGGTTATACAAAGGGTGCTGGTCTTGGTGCTGAGATTGTTGGCACTTTTGTTCTTGTTTACACTGTTTTCTCTGCTACTGATCCCAAGAGAATTGCAAGAGACTCTCCTATTCCTGTAAGTTCaatcttcttcttcatttgtttttaaattatatttacCATTAAGTTTACTTCTGGTCAACgattttaattttcatatttgaatTTACATTAATATCAACCAATACCACAAAGTGGTACACAAATTGCATGTGGAACAGATAATTCAGACTTGTCACTAACACGGACATTTGACTAGAATTAACTGAAAATGTGACGGTCTTTTTGGGTGTTACTATAGATAGAGGTAGGACAAAAATTACAAACATGAGAATGAAGTAAATTTGTGTCTTTAATTTTCCTAATTAAGGTAGAAATGTATGCTGATTTCACCAATGGGGAAATTAAAGCTAAGGTATAATAGTGATGGACTGATTGTTTTTACATAAATGGATGGggttgtgttggattttcctgcACCCGTTTTTTGCCACAGAAGTACTGGTTGGATTTAGAGAATTGAAATAATGTGTACatcactttccaaaaatagctgGGGTTCGAGGGTGACTTGTCTCTTACTTCACTTTAATTACTTTTCGCTGTATAATTGGCTTCTTATGATAATTTCATTGAATTTCTATACTCCCTATCAAAATTCTAGCCATCTATTATGTGTGATCTACGTTCGATTATAGTCTAGTCATGCCATATATCTAGCCGACGTAGGTTAAGATTCTTCCGTTTATCGACCTAATGTTATCTGAATTGCCCTTATCTAACTTACTATTAAGATCTGGCCCATAAAACATCACGTATTGTTAACCTGGACCATGAAATATCACGTGTGTGGGTCCCACGTTGATAAAAATATAACAGATTGAGCGCGTTGCTTCCCTGATTgtcatatggttttaaggtgaaACCTCTTTTGATCTTGTAAAGTGGATTATCTTTTGACAACGGGCGCCGACCAATTCCGTATTTAACACTTATATTATAATATTGTCTGTTGTGGAGATCTGAATATATCTATGGAAAATGAATATTTTGTGGTTCGTACGTTACAGGTTTTGGCGCCTCTCCCAATTGGATTTGCGGTGTTTTTGGTCCACTTAGCAACTATCCCAATCACCGGAACAGGCATCAATCCAGCTAGGAGTTTGGGAGCTGCAATCGTCTACAACAACAGGCTAGGATGGGATGaccaagtatatatatatatattcctttACTATTAATAGCATTATTTAATTTCAATCATCTAATCctttttaagtaataaatcTAGATCTTAAATCTTAATACTAAAATGTTTGACTGTTTTAAAAATAATTGCAGTGGATATTCTGGGTGGGACCCTTCATTGGAGCCGCTCTTGCTGCTGTGTACCACCAGATTGTTCTGAGAGCCATGCCCTTCAAGTCCAAGTCTAGCAGCAAAACTATAGCTTCTACTCCATAgtttgcttaattaatttggaattatattaattaaatatagttctttttaatttatcttttttttttttcctctctctcctctgaaATCTCCATTTTATTTTGTCGATCATTTTGTGCTTAATTAAATGTGTGTATTATTAGTACTATTACTATTATCGGGAACAAGATCAGCTTGTTGTAATTAATGGGTTTTGTCCATTTCGATCATCTCGTTTCTTTATCAGATCAATATGAGTGAGTGAATGAATGAATCATACATCCATCTAGCCTGTTGGGATTAAGACATTAATTGGCTTTGTATCATATACAGCATGTTACGTTATTGTTACAATAATTCATTGTGGCATGAATAATTTGACCTGAACTTGAAATCGAATAACTCATCATTTGAATATATGACCTGAAATTGAATAATATTCTTAATTTGATTCGTTCTAATGTGTCAAATCAAAATCGGTGATCAAAAGATTCAAACGTCTTTTTTGTCACTGCTAAAATGGAAAATAATACTCTGTAATAAgatttactattttgaaaagaatTGATAGATATGATTTCGAAAGATTTGAGTGGTGTAACATATTTTGTTTGTATTAATTTAGTAGGCCCTACTAACAATAAAGCTATTAGATTCTTTGTGTTTGCATTCAAAGATGAAAAAATTATCCATCGACAGATCGAGACACATGCAGCATGGTAATTTATATGCATGGCTGTGGTGTTGTTAATGGTAGACTTTACAAAAAGCTTGatacatattataaaaagttaatattttgaaaatacatattaagacgaatctaacaagatccacatgactatgttttaattTACGTATAAATCACTAACAATAGTCAAACaataatatgtgaatagtgtagaaaTCACAAACGCTGCGaatattaaaaatcggaggaagtaataaaatACGGTATTTATCTATATAGGCGAATACCTCGTTACTTGatgaataaaattaaaggaACCATTTAAGTTGGAATATTCGTGTAGCAGAGGTTGATTGCCGACGTCAAATAATGAGCACGGGATGAGAAAAATGAAATATTTGGATCCTTGCTTAATGCTTATGTGTCACACAAATGTGGACAACATCAATCAAATTCCATAGCACTAAATCCACATATACGTCGACCACGCATGTTGGCAGCTTTGCATAGCACATTACATCAAACGTAGGTCCATATCAACAAAGCCCAATTGAGCCCACTTTAATTATTGGGCTTTTTCCCAACAATAACTGACCCTAACTCATACTCGCCCACAAGTTAAGTCAGATAAACTGACAACTCCAACTATTCTGTTAGATTTTTGCTTGCTTTTCAAATACTTCACGAGAACAAAACTCCCAAATTCAAATGCTGATTTTATAGAAAAGCCAAAAgagattattttcaaaaacaaagATATATGGAGTACTCGGTAtctcgcaatttagaaggtagACTATGGTGTATagtgagcatggtgcaccttaagaacactaatatataattaaaagaacatctggttacgtgaaaagaacatgaatatatttttttataacaaaaagtgaaatattatatcgcatgttcttttgtcgtagtgtcatgttcttttgcttatgcacatatgttcttttggtgcatcATACTtactgtgcaccatggtccatagtccacgaatTGTTCGGTATCTTGTTACACAAACAAACAGTCTTAACCACTTGTTCACTAGACTAACACTTCATTAGTTAGGCTTACTTGTTAATATTGTTGTTCATTTGTActagttaattaaatatttaacagTACTCCATCTCTTTTTATTCTATACATTTGGTATCATACATACAATTTAACAATTAAATAATGAATTGTTCACTAGACT
This Spinacia oleracea cultivar Varoflay chromosome 6, BTI_SOV_V1, whole genome shotgun sequence DNA region includes the following protein-coding sequences:
- the LOC110784976 gene encoding probable aquaporin PIP1-4; this encodes MAGGRTRHESRDDDDHDTNLGLNKYPDKLPLGTSVPDSSKDYKDPPPAPMWEHGELRRWAFWRAGIAEFVATFLFVYVSILTVMGVLRTPNKCNTVGIQGIAWAFGGMIFTLVYCTAGFSGGHINPAVSFGMLLARKLSITRAVFYMLMQCLGAICGAGVVKGFQPTPYALLGGGANVVAEGYTKGAGLGAEIVGTFVLVYTVFSATDPKRIARDSPIPVLAPLPIGFAVFLVHLATIPITGTGINPARSLGAAIVYNNRLGWDDQWIFWVGPFIGAALAAVYHQIVLRAMPFKSKSSSKTIASTP